The genomic window GTAAGGAAGCGCAAGGTTGGTGGTTTCACAAACAGTTTTAAAAAGCAGATCAAAGGCCGACTGGTAATCCTGTGTATTTTTTTCTGATGCAAGGCCGGGCTTTGGGCCGTTCGTGTTATTCACGAGAATATCAATGTCGTGATTCTGAAAATATTCCGTTATTATATTCCGGAAGCTTTCAAAATCTGAAAAGTCAGCAACAAGATATTCGTGTTGCTGTTCGTCGCTCACGATGGGGAGCGAGCGTACGAAATCCTTTAGTTTTTCTTCATTACGCGCCATGACGGTAACATTGGCTCCGCATTTGGCAAGCTCTGTGGCGACCCCCGCTCCTATTCCCTGTGTAGCCGCTCCTACCAGGGCATTTTTTGAATTTAAGTGGATGTTCATGTGTTTGGTATTTATTATATAAAAATAGGATTAATAAGAGAATTAACAGGATAAAAATGGGTGGAGATTATTTTAATTTTCAATTTCCACAGTTATCTAAAATATTCTTATTCAGTATATTTTAATCACTCTGAATTTTTGTGGGGCTGTAGCCGAAACGTTTTTTGAAAGCGTAGGAAAAATGGGAAAGGTCTTCAAAACCGAGATCGGTGTAAATGCCGGAAGGGGCCTGTTTATTTTCCCGGATAAGAAAATGTGCCTCATCCAGCCGTTTCTGAAGGAGCCAACGATGCGGTGAAGTATGGAATATCTTCTCAAAATCACGCTTAAAAGTTGCCAGGCTTCTTCCGGTAAGGTAAGCAAAGCGTTCCAGATTAACATTATAACGGTAATTCTGATTCATAAATCGCTCAAGATCTATTTTGTGCGGTTGGGAAAAATCAAAAAGAACCTGCTGAAGTTCAGGCTGTGACGACTGCAGCAAAATCATCAGCAGTTCCTTTATTTTAAGATCGATGAGGGAGTTGTTCTGTATGCCGGTTTTGATAAGGGTCTGAAGAGAAATAATATAATTTTTAAGCAGGTCATTCTGCTCAATCCGGTGCATTGGTTTTACAACTGCAGGATGTTGTGCAGAACAGCCATATTCCTGAGCAAAGTTTCTGAGGTTGTCTTCACTCAAATAAATATTCATGCTTTCAAAAGTACCTATTTCCGGCGGGTACTTTATAAACTTTACCAACTGGTTTTTCCTGATCAGATGGAAATCCCCTTCCTGTGCTTCATACTTCTGCTTTCCTTCCAGCAGGGTGAAACTTCCTGCAATCTGATAGGAAAGCGTGTGCTGAGGAACAAAATTTTCCCCTTTCCTGCTCATCTCATGATAACATGAGTATACAATATCCTGCTTTTCGGTCATGATGATTATTAAAAAAATACCGCTTCCTATAGCCGTGGTTTCAAATGTACAAATTATTATTTCAGAATGGCTTTCGCTTCAAGATAATGCTGCAAGCCGAACTCGCCGTATTCCCTTCCTATTCCCGACTGTTTGAACCCTCCGAAAGGAACCATCGGATCATGGCTGAAACCGTTGATGCAGATTCTTCCGGCATCAATCTTTGAGGCAATATCCATTGCCCGTTCGGGATCCGACGAACTGATATACGCTGCGAGACCATACGGAGTATCATTGGCTATGGCAATGGCCTCTTCTTCATTTTTATAAGAGATGATCGACAGGACGGGACCGAAGATTTCTTCCCGGGCAATCTTCATGTCATTTTTAACACCGGTAAAGATCGTCGGCTTTACAAAATTTCCGGCTTCCAGCCCCTGCGGTTTACCCGGCCCGCCGGCAAGTAACAAAGCCCCTTCTTCAAGGCCCGCTTCAATAAAAGACTGAACCCTTTCATACTGCCGTACACTTACCATAGGCCCTATCTGGGTTTTTTCGTCCTGAGGCAATCCCACAACCATCTGTTCGGCGGTCATCTTTGCAATCCTGTTTACCTGATCGAGTTTATGTTCCGGAACCAGCAGCCTTGTTGGTGCAATACACGCCTGTCCGCTGTTCATATAAGCTCCGTACACCGCCATCGGAATTACCTGGTCCAGGTCTGCATCGTCAAGGATGATATTAGGAGATTTGCCTCCAAGTTCCAGGGTTACGCGCTTCATGGTACACGCCGCATTTCCGGCAATCATTTTTCCGACGGCAGTAGAACCTGTAAAGGAAATCTTAGCAACATCAGGATTCCGGATCAGTTCGGTTCCAACGACATTTCCAAGGCCCGTCACAAAATTTACGGCTCCTTCCGGAAGCCCTGCTTCATGAAAAGCTTCCATCAGTACCATTGTCTGCAGGCTGCTCATTTCACTGGCCTTGATTACGCTGGTACAGCCCGCAGCAATGGCAGTGGCTACCTTGCTGGCAATCGAACTGCTGCTTGCATTCCAGGGAGTGATCATCCCTACAACGCCGACCGGCTGTAATTTCACCAGGGAAGAATTTATCATTTTCCCGAATTTAAAATTTTTAAGAACTTCGGCCATACTGTCGAACCAGCTTCCGGTGTAGCGGCTGCTTATGGTGGAAAACTGGCGTGTTCCCCCGTATTCCTCAATCATTATTTCCGTAAGCTCATCCTGTTTTTTTTCTACGGCTTCTTTCAGTTTTTCAAGATACAGTACCCGCTCTTCTACGGTAGTCTGTGAAAATGTTTTAAAAGCTTCCTTTGCGGTGACAACCGCATTCCGTACATCTGTCTCGTCTGCAAGTATTGCTTCTCCGATCTTTTTGTTGTCGGAAGGATTGATGATTTCAAGAATTTCCGTTCCATGCGGATTTACAAATTTGCCATTGATGTAGATTTTATTTACTTGTTTCATTTTGATTGTTTTATAAGAGCAAAGGTAAACCGCTTCGCTGACAACAATTTTGTAAAACAGCTCAATTATACTTTGTAAAACAGCTCATTTCAAAAATCCTGTTTGTTCATGCATAAAAAAAGCTGCATGAAAAGCAGCTTAATTTGTATAAGTATGATTTGTTTTTACGGCTGGCCGCTTCCTCCTGCTGCTCCGTAAATATGTCCTGTGGTAAAGCTGGCATTGTTATCAGCAAGCTGTACGAATATGGAAGCCAGCTCGGCAGGCTGCCCCGGTCTTCCCAGTGGCGTTTCTTCACCGAATTTTTCAATATTTTCCTGGGTCTGTCCGCCGCTTACTTCAAGTGCCGTCCAAACCGGTCCCGGCGCAACGCCGTTTACCCTGATTCCTTTCGGTCCCAGCTGTTTGGCCAGTGATTTTACATAACTTGTCGTTGCCGCTTTGGTCTGCGCGTAATCGTAAAGATTTTCTGATGGATCATAAGCCTGTACGGAAGACAGACCGATAATGGATGAACCCGGCTTCAGATGAGGTAAGGCTGCTTTTGTAATCCAGAACGGTGCGTAAATATTGGTTTTCATCGTTCTCTCAAACTCTTCCGTGCTGATATCAAGAATCGATTCGTGGGTTTTCTGGTGCCCTGCATTGTTTACCAGGATATCAAGGCCTCCAAGTTCCTGAACTGCCTGGGCAACCAGTTTTTTGCAAAAGTCTTCCGTACGGATGTCTCCGGGGATGGCTACCGCTTTACGCCCAGCCTGGCGGATGAGTGCCACTACTTCTTTTGCATCCGGTTCTTCTTCCGGCAGATAGTTGATCGCTACATCAGCCCCTTCTCTCGCATAAGCGATGGCAGCCGCACGTCCGATCCCGGAATCTCCCCCTGTAATCAGCGCTTTTCTTCCCATCAGCCTTCCGGATCCTACGTATGTTTTTTCACCATGATCCGGAACGGGATCCATTTTGCTTGCCAATCCGGGGAATGGCTGAAACTGTCTTTTAAAAGGCGGTCGGGGGTATTTTGTAGTAGGATCTGTCAGATCCGGCCCCATTGCAGGATTTGTTTTTTTGTTCTGAGACTGGGCAAAGGTTCCCGGTGCTACGGCAGCCACTGCAATAGTGGTTGCAATTTTTCCAATGGCATTTCTTCTTGTGATTTGCTTTTCCATTATATAATATTTTGGTGTGATTGATCTTAGAATAAATTTCTGCCCTGCGGCAATAATAACGGTAATATTTCTACAAGTATGAGACCATAGACGAAAAAAATCTGCCGGATGTTAAAAATGTGGTATGCAAATTTCAATATGTGCAATTGAATAATCAGACTTCTCTCTGATATTCAGATATTTTTATATTGTTTTTATAATAACAAACTTATAATATTTTCATAGGTTGATTTGGTTTTGATTCAGACTAAGCTAATCTATATTAAATATGATTAAATTTATTCCTATTGAATTAATAATGTTAAGATTGAATTTGAATTGATTAAGTCTGAATTTTTAACTAACATATTTTAAGGGCCTCCCATTTTAATGAGATTTATCTGAATTAGATTTAAATCAGAAAATTTTTATTTTAAAAGCATACCACACCGATGAAAGAAGGTTTCTGTTGGCAGATTATTTGTTTTGGTAACGGAAAATTGTTGTTATGAATAATAAAATAAAAGTAGCATTAGGCTTAATCGCCGGTGGATCGCTGATCTATTTCGGATTGAAAAAGAAAAACGGGAAGGTAAAAACATTTACGGCTCCTGACGGAAATACTTATGGTGAAAATCAACTTTACCGTACATTCGATAACAAGCTGTTTAAAAACGGAAAGGAAGTTCATTTCAATACTCCGGAATCGGAAGGCAAAGGCACTTCTTCCAGCCAGTACGAAGCGAATAATGAGAAATTAACGAAAAACTATCAGGCAGGAAATCAAAATGTCAATTACCATCAGAAAGGGGTTAGACATCACTGATCGTTATTTAATTTAATAAAAATCTCCGTTTACACAACTGATGTAAACGGAGATTTTTATTGATATTCTCTTTATTTTAGGGGTTTTACGGACACTGCAAAACCGCCGCTCCTCGCCATATTAAAATCAATTTTAGATTTGCTTGTGATAATCTTTTTGTAAATGGTATAGCTTTGAGGATTATCGATATAGTCGGCCTTTTTCCCGTCTTCATAAACGGTAGCCTCATATTTTCTTCCTTTCTCAAGAAACGAAAAATCGAGCCGGTAAGACCTTTTATTTTCGTCGGTAATTCCGCCGACAAACCAGTTTTCTGTCCCCTTTGCTTTTCTGGCCGTAATGATGTAGTCTCCTGGTTCTGCTGATAAAATTTTAGTATCGTCCCAGTCGGCAGCCACATCTTTAATAAACTGGAAGGCATCCATATGCTTCTTATAATTTTCCGGCAAATCCGCAGCCATCTGGACCGGCATGTACATTACCACATACAGCGCCAACTGCTTGGCCAGGGTGGTTTGTACGAAACGTTTATCACCCGGGAAATAATAATCCAGTTTTGTCTGGAAGATACCCGGTGTATAATCCATTGATCCTCCCATCCACCGCGTAAACGGAAGAATGGTCTGGTGATCGGGGTTGTTTCCAAGAAATGCCTCATGCTCCGTGCCACGCGCCGATTCTGCAGATACCCAATTCGGATACGTTCTGCTTTCGCCTCCCGGCCGTACGGATTCGTGGGAATTAACCATGATTTTATATTCATTTGCCTTTTCGGCAATCCGGTAAAAATGATTGATCATCCACTGCGAAAAATGATGTTCGCTTCTTGGGATAATATCGCCTACATAGCCCGTTTTTACAGCATCATAACCATACTGGTTCATCAGCCGGAAGGCTTTGTCGGCCCATCGTTCATAGTTGGTGGCAGATCCGGAAGTTTCGTGATGCATGATCAGTTTAATTCCTTTGGAATGGGCGTACTGATTCAGCATTTCAATATCAAAATCCGGATACGGCGTAATAAAATCGAAAACAAATTCTTTTGAATGCCCGATCCAGTCTTCCCAGCCGATGTTCCATCCTTCTACCAATAAACCGTTAAAGCCGTTTTCCGATGCGAAATCAATGTATTCTTTTACCTTCGTATTATTAGCACCATGCTTTCCGTTTGGGGTTAGCTTTGAAAAATCGGTATCGCTGATATGAACATTGGTTTTGGGCTGCCCGTAGGCCCACTGGGATTTCCCGATGATCATTTCCCACCAGACGCCCATGTATTTGGTAGGATGGATGTAGGAAGTGTCTTTATATTTGGTGGGTTCATTCAGGTTAAAAAGCATCTTTGAATCCAATACGACTTCTGCTTTCGGCGAAACGATGATGGTTCTCCAGGGGGTGACGGATGAAGTCTGAATATAACCTTTGGCTCCGTTTTTATCCGGAGTAAGATGGGTTTTCAATTTAAAATTTTTGACATCAACTTCGAGATTTGATGCCGGATAATTTAATACGGCAGCTTCGGCAATATTCATATATAAAGGATCGCGGCCTTCTTTCTTAAGCATTAGCGGGGACTGTACGGCGTCCTTGACTAAGGTCTGGGAAGAATGCTTATCTACGCCCTGGCTCCATCTCGCCGGGATTTCTGAAATTTTCGTCGTTTGGGAAGGATATTCCTGGGAGTCGTAATCGGCAACGATCCACCAGGCTTTCATATCGGTAGGAAGATCGAATTCGGTATCTTCTTCTTTAATAATAAAATAATTCAGGTTTTTCTGTTGGGGAAATTCGTATCTGAAACCGAGCCCGTCATCAAACAGTCTGAACCGGACAACAATATTCCGGTCTGTAGAGGCCTGATTAAGGGTAACGGCTAGTTCATTATAATGGTTGATATAATTTTTCTTTTCACCCAGCACCGGCTGCCAGGTCTCATTTTTGGCATCCCGCTTTTCATCCGTTTTTGAAAATCCGTTATTCAGATCATTACTTCCCTCTTCTTTCTTATTGATTTCCGAAGCAAATTTTACAGTATTGTTTTTAAATAACCGTAATCCCAGCCTAGAATCCTCAATCACTGGGATTCCGTTGCAGGTAAGATTATAATAAGGAACTCCCTGCTTCAGTTGAAAATTCATCATCAATTTTCCGTCAGGTGATTTAAGGGATTGTGCATTGATACATGCGCAGAATATTGGGAACAAGACGGTTCCCAGGATACGGTTTTTCATATGGACGATTTGGTTTACTAAAAATAATGAAAGTTTACCGAACCGCCATGTTATGAGGGATATAAGTTCTCAGAAAATTTTATTCTGCAGCGAGGGAAGCTTTGCCAGGCTTTTTCCTGGGAAGCGTAAACCAGAAGGTGCTTCCTTCTCCTATTTTGCTATCAACTCCTATTTTTCCGGAATGCTTTTTTATGATTTCCGAGCAGATGTACAATCCTAACCCAAGTCCAGAATACGATTTTCCTGCATGTTCCGCTCTGTAATACCGGTCAAAAAGATGAGGAATGACGGCTTCTGAAATCCCTTGCCCGAAATCGCGGACGGATATTTTTACGTATTCCGGTTCGGCTTCCGTGAAAATCTGGATTTCTCTCGATCCTTTTGCATATTTTACCGCATTGTTTACGAGGTTAATGACCACCTGCTCGATCCGGTGCTCGTCGGCATGGATTTCCAGCAATTCGTCACCTCTGAGGATGAGTTTATGCTTACCTTCCAGTCTTACATGGTGGCAGCTTTTGCTGAGCATTTCATGCAGGTTGAACGTCTGATATTCCAGCATCAGCTGATCCTGCCCCAGCCGGCTCATATTCAGCAGATCGTCGATCAGCATACACATTTTCTCGATGCCTTTATCAGACTGCTCGATCAGCCGTATATGCATTGGGGAATATGGTTTTTCTTTGATCCGGTTCAGCAGTTGTATGGATGCTCTTACAGCAGTAAGCGGCGTTTTCAGCTCGTGGCTGGCTACACTTAAGAAATCGTCCTTCCGCTGTTCGGCCAGCTTTTTATCGGTAATGTCGGCGTTCATTCCCACCATTCGGTCAGCGATCCCTTCATCATTAAATCTTGGCAGTCCATGTGCCTGAATCCAGTGGATAGAACCATCTTTCCATTGTACCGGATATTCTGCCTTGTAAATCTGATTGGTTTTGATGGATTCTTTTACCAAGTCTTTGATCCGTCTTCTATGCTCCGGTAAAATCGACTGATAGAGATCCAGATAGGTAAATTTGTCTTCCGCATGATAGCCGTAATTGTATTTAAACTGATTGGTACTGTCCATCATTCCGGTAGAAAGATTGATTTCCGTAGAGCCCAGGCGGCTTGCATCCAGCGCAATTTCAAGACGGTTTTTAATTTCAACGACTGATTCCCTTGCCTGTACCTGCTCCGTAACATCAGTAGCTACCACAAGAATTGAAACGGCTGCATTATTTTCATCAAAAATAGGCTGGTAAACAAAATTGAGATAACACTCGATGAGTTCACCGTTCTTTTCAAGCATTGCCTTCAGTTCTTTACCGAAGTAAGGTTTTCCACTGGTGTACACTTCTTTGAGGATATCAATAAAAGGTTGATCTTCCAGTTCCGGAAGTGCCTCAGCCAAAGGCAGACCCACTACGGACCGGTCTTTATTCCAGATATCCAGCACCTTATCGTTTACAATTTCTACTTGAAAATTTTCTCCGCGCAGAGAAGCCATGGCAACAGGAGATTTTTCAACCAGATTCTTAAATCGTTTTTCATTTTCTTCTAGTGCGTGGTTTGCCGTCAGCAACTCTTTTTTTATTTTAAGAAGTTCACTGTTTGCATTAAAAAGTTCCTCGTGTTTGGAAACCAGATCTTCATTGGTTGCAAGATATTCTTCATTAAGTGCAGAAAGATCATCAATCAGTTTTTGTTCCGATTTTGACTTTTCATCTACCATCTGCATCGCTTTCTGTCTTTCCGTGACTTCGGATGCGGTATTCAGGATGTATGCTGTTTTGCCGTCCGGGCCTAAAATCGCTTTATATTCAAAGTCGAAATAGAATTTTTCCGGATATCCGTTGGTAAGCAATACCGCAGGATAATCTTTTGCCATAAAGGTTTCCCCGGAATTCCATACATTAATTAAAATATCGTAAAAAGGCTGGTCGTGCAACTCAGGAAGTGCAATTTTAAATTTTTCTCCTATTACGCCTTTATCTTTTCCCCAGAATTTCAGCATCGCCTGATTAGCGCTTAGGATCGTAATATCATCATCTTTATATGCATAAACTGCGGTAGCACTCGGAGAATGAAATAATACCGACAGGAGCTCTTCGGCCTGGATCTGATTGGGGGCGTTCATAATTTATTAAAAAGTTAATCAAATATAACTATAAAAATATCATACCACATTTAACCCGATCATAGATTTTAAGTCATTTTTTAATTTATTAAATCTCTTGCATCTCGTGCAGGAATTACTAGCAAAAAAATAATGACAACCCGGCTTACTCTACTGACACGCCCTTGTCACAAAGCCGGGCTATTTTTGCTGTATTATTAAAATAAGAAAAAATGAAACTAGCATCCTTGCGTATTATTACTACCGACACCGAAATTCTCACCGACTTCTACGAAAAGATAACCGGTATACAGGCAATACGCTATACTCCGGATTTTTCAGAAATAAAAACACCTGTTGCCACTCTGGCTATCGGCAGTACCCGTACCCTCCAGTTTTTCGGCGGTGAAACTACGGCAAGACCTGCAGAAAACCGTACCGCGATCGTGGAATTTTTAGTGGATGACGTCGATGCAGAATTCGAACGGCTAAAAAAAGATCTCACCCTGGATCTTGTTCAGGAGCCCACCGTAATGCCGTGGGGAAACAAATCACTCCTCTTCCGTGATCCTGAAGGCAATCTGGTCAATTTCTTTACCCCTGTTTCGAAGGAAGCATTGGAAAAATTTAAGGCTGAATAAAACTTGTTTAAATGTCTGACAAAATAGGGCTGCTTATTTTATTATAAGCAGCCCTGTTTTTATTTTATTTGTTCTTATAATGCACTAAAGAAAGACCTTTCAGGATTTCCGCGCTCTGTTCGGGTGTGATGTCCCGCTGCGGTTCGGCCAGCATTTCGTAGCCGACCATAAACTTTTTAACCTCAGCATTCCTCAACAGGGGCGGATAAAAATGCATGTGAAAATGCCATTCCGGATGCAGCTGCCCGTCCGTTGGCGACTGGTGAATCCCGGCTGAATAAGGAAAAGAAATTTCAAAAAGATTATCGTATTTGGTCGTTAGATCTTTAATCATGGAGGCTAAAGATCGTTTTTCAGCTTCAGAAAATTGAAGAAGATTTTCTATTTTCCGTTTGCTGACAATCATGGTTTCGTACGGCCAGACCGCCCAGAAAGGAACAATGGCCACGAAATCTTCGTTTTCCAGAATAATTCTCTCGTTGATCTCGAGTTCTTTCTTAATGTAATCTTCCAAGAGTGAGGTTCCGTTTGTATCAAAATATTTTTTCAGGTTTTCCTGTGTTTTTGATACGATGGAAGGAATGGAAGACTGCGCCCAGATCTGCCCGTGCGGATGCGGGTTGCTGCAGCCCATGATCTGCCCTTTGTTCTCAAAAATCTGGACATGATTGATATATTCCAAGTTTCCCAGCTCCTCATATTGTTTTTGCCATACATCCACAACATTTTTAATGTCGTCTGTTTCCATTTCCGGTAACGTCAGGCTATGATTTTCCGAAAAGCAGATCACCCGGTTGATTCCCCGCTCCGGCTTTAGCGTAAAGAAACCGGACGATTCAATAGAAGTTTCAACCTCATCTTTCATCAGAGAGCCAAAATCGTTAGCAAAAACATAAACGCCTCTGTATTCAGGGTTTCTTTCGCCGTTGACGCGAAGGTTTCCCGAACAGAGATAGCAGTACTCATCATGAGCCGGAAGTTCTTCTTCCGTTCTCTTTTCAGTCTGTCCCTGCCAGGGCCGGTTGGCTCTTTGCGGAGACACGAGAATCCACTCGTCCAAAAGCGGATTGTATCTTCTATGCGGATGCTGTTTCTGATTAAATGACGAATTCATTTCTTTTGTATTCATTTATTCCGTCCGATATTTTTACCCGGTATACTTTCATTTCAATGCCAAATGCAGCCTTGTATTCAGCCGTTATATTTTCAATGACTTCCGCTACATTTTCATTTCTAATAAGATTGATACTGCACCCGCCGAAACCGCCGCCCATCATTCTCGCTCCCAATACTCCGTTCTGCTTCAACGTTTCCTCTACCATAAAATCCAACTCCTCACAGCTCACTTCAAATTCAGTTGAAAGTCCGGCATGCGTTTCAACAAGAAGTTTACCCAGATACTCTGCATTGCCGGCCGATAAAGCCTTAGCGGCCTCTTCCACCCGCTTGATTTCCTTAAGGAGGTATTTACATCTTTTATAGGAAGTCTCTCCCATTTCCGCTTTTACCTCATCCAACATTTCTAAGGTGAAATCCCTGAATTTTTGTACCTCGGGAAATTTTTTCCACAATATATTTTTTCCATGCTCAACATCTTTCCGTCGGTCATTATAGCCGGAAGTGAGATGGGTATGTTTTACGCAGCTGTCGAAAAGAACCAGGCTGTAGCCATCCAGATTGGCTTCAAAATACTGGTGCTCCAGAGAATTGCAATCCAGCATGATCACCTGATGTTCTTTTCCGAAAACAGAAGAAAACTGGTCCATGATCCCGCACTTTACCCCGACAAAGGTATGTTCTGATTTCTGACCGATCAAAGCCAGATCTTTTTTGGTTAAATGTAAATTAAAAAGCTCATTCAGAATGTAGGCAAACCCGCATTCCAAAGCTGCTGAAGAAGAAAGCCCCGAACCCATCGGAATGGTGCTGCTGAAAGCAATCTGCAAGCCTCCTATTTCCTTGCCCGATTCCTGGATGGCATTGAAAACGCCCAATAAATAATTGACCCAGGTCTGTGAAACAGGAGACTGTTTTTCGTTTACATTAAAGCTGAAAGACTCGTTAAAATCTTTTGCGAAAAAAGTGCAGGTTTCGGAATCGTCCGTTTTTTTTACGGCAAAACAAATATGCTTGTCGATAGCGGCCGGCAATACAAAACCATCGCTGTAATCCACATGCTCACCAATAATGTTGATTCTTCCCGGAGCAAGAAAGATGCGTTCCGGTTCCGACTGAAATACCGATCGGAATGCCTCCGAAGTATCGTTAATTAATTGTTCCTGCATAGCAGCTGCAATTTATGATTTTTTACGTTTTGGCTAAAGCCAATTTTCATTAATAATTCTAAAAAACGGGCTAAAGCCCGTTCCTGTTGATATTCGAATTGTATTTAATCGTAGTTCAATATGTTCCCAAAATGATTTTGGAAAATTAATAGAAAATAAGTGACTACTTTCTGCTGATTACTTTTTTAGCAGCTTCCACAATATCATTTGCGGTCAGTCCATATTTTTCCATCAGCTGGTCGGGTGTTCCGCTTTCCCCAAAGCTGTCGTTTACCGCAACATATTCCTGCGGCGCCAGATGTTCCGTGATGAGAAGCTGGGCTACGCTGTCGCCCAATCCGCCTAACCGGTTGTGCTCTTCGGCTGTTACTACGCAGCCTGTTTTTTTAACGGAATTAAGAATCGCTTCCGTATCCAGCGGCTTGATCGTATGGATGTTGATGATTTCCGCATCAATCCCCTGCTCTTCCAGCATTTCTCCGGCTTTTATGGCTTCCCAGACCAAATGTCCTGTGGCAACAATCGTTACATCTTTTCCTTCGTTTACCATCCAGGCTTTCCCGATCTCAAATT from Chryseobacterium sp. SORGH_AS_0447 includes these protein-coding regions:
- the galK gene encoding galactokinase, whose product is MQEQLINDTSEAFRSVFQSEPERIFLAPGRINIIGEHVDYSDGFVLPAAIDKHICFAVKKTDDSETCTFFAKDFNESFSFNVNEKQSPVSQTWVNYLLGVFNAIQESGKEIGGLQIAFSSTIPMGSGLSSSAALECGFAYILNELFNLHLTKKDLALIGQKSEHTFVGVKCGIMDQFSSVFGKEHQVIMLDCNSLEHQYFEANLDGYSLVLFDSCVKHTHLTSGYNDRRKDVEHGKNILWKKFPEVQKFRDFTLEMLDEVKAEMGETSYKRCKYLLKEIKRVEEAAKALSAGNAEYLGKLLVETHAGLSTEFEVSCEELDFMVEETLKQNGVLGARMMGGGFGGCSINLIRNENVAEVIENITAEYKAAFGIEMKVYRVKISDGINEYKRNEFVI